In Bubalus kerabau isolate K-KA32 ecotype Philippines breed swamp buffalo chromosome 4, PCC_UOA_SB_1v2, whole genome shotgun sequence, one DNA window encodes the following:
- the GRIN2C gene encoding glutamate receptor ionotropic, NMDA 2C: MGVALGLALLLTSLLGAWAGLGPGQGEQTVTVAVVFGSSGSPQAQARTRLTPQSFLDLPLEIQPLSVGVNNSNPSSLLTQICGLLGAARVHGIVFEDNVGTEAVAQILDFISSQTHVPILSISGGSAVVLTPKESGSAFLQLGVSLEQQLQVLFKVLEEYDWSAFAVITSLHPGHALFLEGVRAITDASYLSWRLLDVLTLELGPGGARQHTQRLLRQLDAPVLVAYCSREEAEVLFAEAAQAGLVGPGHVWLVPSLALGSTDTPPAAFPVGLISVVTESWRLSLRQKVRDGVAILALGAHGYRRQHGALPAPAGDCRAHHGPLSPAREAFYRHLLNVTWEGRDFSFSPGGYLVQPTMVVIALNRHRLWEMVGRWDHGVLHMKYPVWPRYSASLQPVVDSRHLTVATLEERPFVIVESPDPGTGGCVPNTVPCRRQSNHTFSSGDAAPYTKLCCKGFCIDILKKLARVVRFSYDLYLVTNGKHGKRVRGVWNGMIGEVYYKRADMAIGSLTINEERSEIVDFSVPFVETGISVMVARSNGTVSPSAFLEPYSPAVWVMMFVMCLTVVAITVFMFEYFSPVSYNQNLTSGKRSGGPSFTIGKSVWLLWALVFNNSVPIENPRGTTSKIMVLVWAFFAVIFLASYTANLAAFMIQEQYIDTVSGLSDKKFQRPQDQYPPFRFGTVPNGSTERNIRSNYRDMHTHMVKFNQRSVEDALTSLKMGKLDAFIYDAAVLNYMAGKDEGCKLVTIGSGKVFATTGYGIAMQKDSHWKRAIDLALLQFLGDGETQKLETVWLSGICQNEKNEVMSSKLDIDNMAGVFYMLLVAMGLALLVFAWEHLVYWKLRHSVPNTSRLDFLLAFSRGIYSCFSGVQSLASPAHPPSPDLTAGSAHASVLKMLQAARDMVTTAGVSSSLDRATRTIESWGGGRPAPPPPACPGPRPPTPGPPREPSPTGWRPPGGGRAALGRRAAQPSGRPPTPRPALPDVSREASRRAWEARWPLRPGRRGRRFSASERRALPERPLSPERGHYSSFPRADRSGRPFLPLFPEPPEPEDLPLLGPEQLARREALLRAAWVRGSRPRHASLPSSVAEAFTRPSSGPARCARPACGRLIPAQSMRLPSYREACQEGLWAGPPAWPHGQHACLHAHAHLPLCWGVVCSHLPPCAAHGPWLPGTWGLPGHRDRTLGLSPEYSNSGELEGVSRAACGTHGFPRPCTWRRISSLESEV, translated from the exons ATGGGGGTGGCCCTGGGCCTGGCCCTGCTGCTTACCTCACTCCTTGGggcctgggcagggctgggccctgGGCAGGGAGAGCAGACTGTGACGGTGGCCGTGGTGTTTGGCAGCTCGGGGTCCCCGCAGGCCCAGGCCCGTACCCGCCTCACCCCCCAGAGCTTCCTGGACTTGCCCCTGGAGATCCAGCCGCTGAGTGTGGGCGTCAACAACTCCAACCCCAGCAGTCTCCTCACCCAGATCTGCGGGCTCCTGGGGGCTGCCCGCGTCCATGGCATCGTCTTTGAGGACAACGTGGGCACTGAGGCCGTGGCCCAGATCCTGGACTTCATCTCCTCCCAGACCCACGTGCCAATCCTCAGCATCAGTGGGGGCTCTGCTGTGGTCCTCACCCCCAAG GAGTCGGGCTCCGCCTTCCTGCAGCTGGGCGTGTccctggagcagcagctgcaggtgCTGTTCAAGGTGCTGGAGGAGTATGACTGGAGCGCCTTCGCCGTGATCACCAGCCTGCACCCCGGCCACGCTCTCTTCCTCGAGGGCGTGCGCGCCATCACCGACGCCAGCTACCTGAGCTGGCGGCTGCTGGACGTGCTCACGCTGGAGCTGGGCCCCGGAGGGGCGCGCCAGCACACCCAGCGCCTACTGCGCCAGCTCGACGCCCCGGTGCTGGTGGCCTACTGCTCGCGCGAGGAGGCCGAGGTGCTCTTCGCCGAGGCGGCGCAGGCTGGCTTGGTGGGGCCCGGGCACGTGTGGCTGGTGCCCAGCCTGGCGCTGGGCAGCACCGACACGCCCCCTGCCGCCTTCCCCGTGGGCCTCATCAGTGTCGTCACCGAGAGCTGGCGCCTCAGCCTGCGCCAGAAGGTCCGAGACGGCGTGGCTATCCTGGCCCTGGGCGCTCATGGCTACCGGCGCCAGCACGGTGCGCTGCCCGCCCCGGCTGGGGACTGCCGCGCCCACCATGGGCCCCTCAGCCCTGCCCGGGAGGCCTTCTACAG GCACCTGCTGAATGTCACCTGGGAGGGCCGGGACTTTTCCTTCAGCCCTGGTGGGTACCTGGTCCAGCCCACCATGGTGGTGATTGCCCTCAACCGGCACCgcctttgggagatg GTGGGGCGCTGGGACCACGGCGTCCTGCACATGAAGTACCCCGTGTGGCCTCGCTACAGTGCCTCCCTGCAGCCCGTGGTGGACAGCCGGCACCTGACGGTGGCCACGCTGGAGGAGCGACCCTTTGTCATCGTGGAGAGCCCCGACCCTGGCACAGGCGGCTGCGTGCCCAACACTGTGCCCTGCCGCCGGCAGAGCAACCACACCTTCAG CAGCGGTGACGCGGCCCCCTACACCAAGCTTTGCTGTAAGGGCTTCTGCATCGACATCCTCAAGAAGCTGGCCAGGGTGGTCAGGTTCTCCTACGACCTGTACCTGGTGACCAACGGCAAGCATGGCAAGAGGGTGCGCGGTGTGTGGAACGGCATGATTGGGGAG GTGTACTACAAGCGGGCGGACATGGCCATTGGCTCCCTCACCATCAATGAGGAGCGCTCTGAGATTGTGGATTTCTCCGTGCCCTTCGTGGAGACGGGCATCAGCGTGATGGTGGCCCGCAGCAACGGCACCGTCTCCCCCTCGGCCTTCCTGG AGCCCTACAGCCCTGCCGTGTGGGTCATGATGTTCGTCATGTGCCTCACGGTAGTGGCCATCACTGTCTTCATGTTCGAGTACTTCAGCCCCGTCAGCTACAACCAGAACCTCACCAGCGGCAAGA GGTCTGGGGGCCCGTCCTTCACCATCGGCAAGTCCGTGTGGCTGCTCTGGGCGCTGGTCTTCAACAACTCGGTGCCCATCGAGAACCCCCGGGGCACCACCAGCAAGATCATGGTGCTGGTGTGGGCGTTCTTCGCCGTCATCTTCCTCGCCAGCTACACTGCCAACCTGGCCGCCTTCATGATCCAGGAGCAGTACATCGACACCGTGTCTGGACTCAGTGATAAGAAG TTCCAGCGGCCACAGGATCAGTACCCGCCCTTCCGCTTTGGCACGGTGCCCAACGGCAGCACGGAGCGGAACATCCGCAGCAACTACCGCGACATGCACACCCACATGGTCAAGTTCAACCAGCGCTCGGTGGAGGATGCGCTGACCAGCCTCAAGATGGG GAAGCTGGACGCCTTCATCTATGACGCCGCTGTCCTCAACTACATGGCGGGCAAGGACGAGGGCTGCAAGCTGGTCACCATCGGCTCTGGCAAGGTCTTTGCCACCACTGGCTATGGCATCGCAATGCAGAAGGACTCCCACTGGAAGCGGGCCATAGACTTGGCGCTCCTACAGTTCCTGGGAGATG gggagaCCCAGAAGCTGGAGACGGTGTGGCTCTCTGGGATCTGCCAGAATGAGAAGAACGAAGTGATGAGCAGCAAGCTGGACATCGACAACATGGCGGGCGTCTTCTACATGCTGCTTGTGGCCATGGGGCTGGCCCTGCTGGTCTTTGCCTGGGAGCACCTGGTCTACTGGAAGCTGCGCCACTCCGTGCCCAACACGTCCCGGCTGGACTTCCTGCTGGCCTTCAGCAGG GGTATCTACAGCTGCTTCAGCGGCGTGCAGAGCCTGGCCAGCCCCGCGCACCCGCCCAGCCCCGACCTCACAGCCGGCTCGGCCCACGCCAGCGTGCTCAAGATGCTGCAGGCGGCGCGCGACATGGTGACCACGGCAGGGGTGAGCAGCTCCCTGGACCGCGCCACGCGCACCATCGAGAGCTGGGGCGGCGGCCGCCCTGCGCCCCCGCCGCCCGCCTGCCCCGGCCCGCGGCCGCCCACCCCGGGTCCTCCCCGCGAGCCGAGCCCCACGGGCTGGAGGCCGCCGGGCGGGGGCCGCGCCGCGCTGGGGCGCAGGGCCGCGCAGCCCTCGGGCCGCCCCCCGACGCCCCGGCCCGCCCTCCCCGACGTCTCCCGGGAGGCGAGCCGGCGGGCCTGGGAGGCGCGGTGGCCGCTGCGGCCCGGGCGCCGCGGGCGGCGCTTTTCGGCCTCCGAGCGgcgtgcgctcccggagcgtccCCTGTCGCCCGAGCGCGGCCACTACAGCTCCTTCCCTCGCGCCGACCGGTCCGGACGCCCCTTCCTGCCGCTTTTCCCGGAGCCCCCGGAGCCCGAGGACCTGCCGCTGCTCGGGCCGGAGCAGCTGGCTCGGCGGGAGGCCCTCCTGCGCGCGGCCTGGGTCCGGGGGTCACGCCCTCGCCACGCGTCTCTGCCCAGCTCGGTGGCCGAAGCCTTCACTCGGCCAAGTTCTGGGCCCGCTCGGTGTGCCCGCCCGGCCTGCGGGCGCTTGATACCGGCGCAGTCCATGCGGCTGCCGTCTTACCGCGAGGCCTGCCAGGAGGGGCTGTGGGCCGGGCCCCCCGCCTGGCCGCACGGACAGCACGCCTGCCTCCACGCCCATGCCCACCTGCCGCTCTGCTGGGGAGTTGTCTGCTCTCACCTCCCACCCTGTGCCGCCCACGGCCCCTGGCTCCCCGGGACCTGGGGGCTTCCGGGGCACAGGGACAGGACCCTGGGGCTGAGCCCAGAATACAGCAACAGTGGGGAACTGGAAGGGGTCAGCAGGGCGGCCTGTGGGACCCACGGCTTTCCACGGCCTTGCACCTGGAGGCGGATCTCCAGCTTGGAGTCAGAAGTGTGA